Proteins found in one Desulfovibrio porci genomic segment:
- a CDS encoding ABC transporter substrate-binding protein yields MKKTLLAGLCLGLLSLILGHTPAWAADAPVPMKTAWLGENEAFAVWYAKQHGWDKEVGLDISMLRFDSGKAIVEGVLAYDWAVAGCGAVPALTAALNERLDIIAVANDESLSNALYVRADSPILTVKGANPAFPEIYGDRATVAKKLILCPKATSAHYLMRAWLKALGLSEKDVRVRYMDPTPALGAFSGGLGEAVALWAPLTYEAEQKGFKAAALSNNCGVSQPVLIVADRAYAAKYPQRIEAFLKMYFRAVGMLHATPPEQLATDYIRFFKEWTGLELTPDQAVRDIKAHPVFTLSEQLALFDARQGKSKLQTWLGDIAAFYESIGALRPADLPRLERMNAVTDVYLKAISPKP; encoded by the coding sequence ATGAAAAAAACTTTGCTTGCCGGTCTCTGCCTTGGATTGTTGTCCCTGATTCTGGGTCATACCCCCGCTTGGGCGGCGGACGCGCCAGTGCCCATGAAAACGGCATGGCTGGGCGAAAACGAAGCCTTTGCCGTCTGGTACGCCAAGCAACACGGCTGGGATAAAGAGGTCGGACTGGATATTTCTATGCTCCGCTTCGACTCCGGCAAGGCCATCGTCGAAGGCGTTCTGGCCTACGATTGGGCCGTGGCGGGCTGCGGAGCCGTGCCTGCCCTGACCGCCGCTCTCAACGAGCGCCTGGACATCATCGCCGTGGCCAATGACGAATCCCTGTCCAATGCCCTCTATGTGCGGGCCGACAGCCCCATTCTCACGGTCAAGGGGGCCAATCCCGCCTTCCCGGAAATCTACGGCGACCGCGCCACGGTGGCGAAGAAGCTGATACTCTGCCCCAAGGCGACGTCCGCGCATTATCTGATGCGGGCCTGGCTCAAGGCCCTGGGACTGAGTGAAAAGGACGTGCGCGTCAGATACATGGACCCCACACCGGCTCTGGGCGCGTTTTCCGGCGGCCTGGGCGAGGCTGTGGCGCTCTGGGCGCCCCTGACCTATGAGGCAGAACAGAAAGGCTTCAAGGCCGCGGCGCTTTCCAACAACTGCGGTGTCTCCCAGCCCGTGCTGATCGTGGCCGACCGGGCGTATGCCGCCAAATATCCGCAACGGATCGAAGCCTTTCTCAAAATGTATTTCCGTGCCGTGGGCATGCTGCACGCCACGCCGCCGGAGCAACTGGCAACGGACTATATCCGTTTTTTCAAAGAATGGACTGGCCTGGAGCTGACCCCGGATCAGGCCGTGCGGGATATCAAGGCCCACCCCGTGTTCACGCTCAGCGAACAGCTTGCCCTTTTTGACGCCCGGCAGGGTAAAAGCAAGCTTCAGACATGGCTGGGCGACATCGCCGCCTTTTACGAAAGCATCGGCGCCCTGCGCCCGGCCGACCTTCCGCGTCTGGAACGCATGAACGCCGTGACGGACGTCTATCTCAAGGCCATCAGTCCCAAGCCCTGA
- a CDS encoding M20 family metallopeptidase, with protein sequence MDLEQWKSILDTELQNQEAPMLTLLEDLVSMDSPTAHAQGVNQVGERLAAWLGEAGFLVSRLPKPPIPDDEAWQKDLGDVFMAGTHAPEAGPGIAFIGHMDTVFPVGTAAARPFRLDRAADRATGPGVADMKAGLVAMLFAARALKRSGLLPCPLTLMFSPDEELGSPTASQALAAKLPGALAVICAEPGGEGGKVTLSRKGSGHMHLKIQGKAAHAGRNYEDGASAVIELAHKILGINAFLDLPRGLTVNTGLISGGISANSVAPSAEARIHLTYRTLEDGQRVVAGIRALAAKPVVPGTIARVSGGLRLYPLERSPQGDALFKLVQEAGETLGLRLSGQHYESAAESGFCSSALGVPTICCMGPEGENIHSAQEYMLPSTLVPRCKLMALSALQAAKAFGR encoded by the coding sequence ATGGATCTGGAACAGTGGAAGAGCATTCTGGACACGGAGCTTCAGAACCAGGAGGCTCCCATGCTCACCCTGCTGGAGGATTTGGTGAGCATGGACTCCCCCACGGCCCATGCGCAAGGGGTCAACCAGGTGGGTGAGCGTCTGGCCGCCTGGTTAGGCGAAGCCGGTTTTCTGGTCAGCCGCCTGCCCAAGCCGCCCATTCCCGACGACGAAGCCTGGCAAAAAGATTTGGGCGACGTTTTCATGGCCGGGACGCACGCGCCCGAGGCCGGTCCCGGCATTGCCTTCATCGGGCATATGGACACGGTTTTTCCCGTGGGCACCGCGGCGGCGCGGCCCTTCCGCCTAGACAGGGCTGCGGACCGCGCCACTGGGCCGGGCGTGGCGGACATGAAGGCCGGGCTTGTGGCCATGCTTTTCGCCGCGCGAGCCCTGAAGCGCAGCGGTCTGCTCCCCTGCCCGTTGACCCTGATGTTCTCGCCCGACGAAGAACTGGGGTCGCCCACGGCATCCCAGGCTCTGGCCGCGAAGCTTCCCGGCGCTCTGGCCGTAATCTGCGCCGAACCGGGCGGCGAAGGCGGCAAGGTGACCCTTTCCCGTAAAGGATCGGGACATATGCACTTGAAAATTCAGGGTAAGGCCGCGCACGCGGGGCGCAATTATGAGGATGGCGCTTCGGCCGTGATTGAACTGGCGCACAAAATTCTGGGCATCAACGCCTTCTTGGATCTGCCGCGCGGGCTGACCGTGAACACCGGCCTGATCAGCGGCGGCATTTCGGCCAATTCCGTGGCGCCCTCAGCCGAGGCCCGCATCCATCTGACCTACCGCACCCTGGAGGATGGCCAGCGCGTTGTGGCGGGCATCCGCGCTCTCGCGGCAAAGCCGGTAGTGCCCGGCACCATTGCGCGCGTCAGCGGCGGACTGCGCCTCTATCCTCTGGAACGCAGTCCGCAGGGCGACGCCCTTTTCAAACTGGTTCAAGAGGCCGGAGAAACACTGGGCCTGCGCCTTTCCGGCCAGCACTACGAGAGCGCCGCCGAATCCGGCTTCTGCTCCAGCGCGCTGGGCGTCCCCACTATCTGCTGCATGGGCCCCGAGGGGGAGAACATCCACAGCGCACAGGAATATATGCTGCCCTCCACGCTCGTGCCGCGCTGCAAACTCATGGCCCTGAGCGCGCTTCAGGCGGCAAAGGCCTTCGGCCGGTAG